The Malus domestica chromosome 13, GDT2T_hap1 genome includes a window with the following:
- the LOC103414211 gene encoding U-box domain-containing protein 21-like encodes MTLSWRRLRAGRRAAKEGEAGDMELTIPNHFRCPISLELMKDPVTLSTGITYDRQSIETWIEAGNFKCPITNQVLTSFDPIPNHTIRKMIQGWCVEKKSFGIERIPTPRIPISSVQVTEILSKITTSSHHQNKDDCQVLVAKINALAKESERNKRCIVASGTGSVLAGAFNAFSSSQHHQNVAVLEEILSALTLVFPLDKEANLYLGSPASLCCMVWFLESGDLSQRRNASLVLKETAVSSDHDHQKTDALAEIEGALEALVKLIKEPVCPTSTKASLVIMYRMVNSSSSSLSKEQIKERFVEMGLVSLLSDILVDAERSICEKALGVLDGLCGSKQGREKAYLHALTMPVVVKKILRVSDLATEFSVSILWKLCKNETREDGGVLVEALQVGAFQKLLLLLQVGCAERTKDKATDLLKALNIHRERLECIDSMDFKQLKRPF; translated from the coding sequence ATGACCTTGTCATGGAGAAGGCTGAGAGCCGGCCGCCGTGCTGCCAAGGAGGGTGAGGCCGGCGACATGGAGCTGACCATACCAAACCACTTCCGGTGCCCAATTTCACTCGAGTTGATGAAGGATCCGGTCACGCTGTCCACCGGGATCACGTACGACCGTCAGAGCATAGAGACGTGGATTGAAGCCGGCAACTTCAAGTGCCCGATAACAAACCAAGTCCTCACAAGCTTCGATCCAATTCCTAATCACACCATCCGCAAGATGATACAGGGTTGGTGCGTTGAGAAAAAGTCTTTTGGAATCGAGCGCATTCCCACCCCTCGCATTCCGATCAGTTCGGTTCAGGTGACCGAGATTTTATCAAAGATTACGACATCGAGTCATCATCAGAACAAGGATGATTGCCAAGTTTTGGTGGCGAAGATCAATGCGTTGGCGAAAGAAAGCGAGCGTAACAAGCGTTGCATTGTGGCTAGTGGCACGGGGAGCGTTCTAGCGGGTGCGTTTAATGCATTTTCAAGTTCTCAACACCATCAAAACGTTGCCGTTTTGGAGGAGATTTTGTCTGCTTTGACTTTGGTTTTCCCGCTTGACAAGGAGGCTAACTTGTACCTCGGATCGCCTGCTTCGTTGTGTTGCATGGTGTGGTTTTTGGAGAGTGGAGATTTGTCACAAAGACGAAACGCATCGTTGGTGCTCAAAGAGACCGCTGTCTCATCTGATCATGATCATCAGAAGACCGATGCTTTGGCAGAGATCGAAGGAGCTCTGGAGGCGCTAGTGAAGCTGATCAAAGAACCAGTTTGCCCTACTTCTACAAAAGCTTCCTTGGTCATCATGTATCGAATGGTCAACTCATCATCCTCCTCTCTTTCGAAAGAGCAAATCAAAGAGAGATTTGTAGAGATGGGATTGGTGTCGCTGCTTTCGGACATTCTTGTAGATGCCGAAAGAAGCATTTGCGAGAAGGCGTTGGGAGTGCTAGACGGACTTTGCGGAAGCAAGCAAGGCAGGGAAAAGGCCTACCTTCATGCCTTGACCATGCCGGTTGTGGTGAAGAAGATACTTAGGGTTTCGGATTTGGCCACGGAGTTTTCCGTGTCTATTCTTTGGAAGCTTTGCAAGAACGAGACTAGGGAAGACGGAGGTGTGCTCGTGGAGGCCCTTCAAGTGGGTGCGTTTCAGAAGCTCTTGCTACTTTTGCAAGTTGGTTGTGCGGAGAGGACCAAAGACAAGGCCACGGACTTGTTAAAGGCATTGAACATTCATAGGGAGAGGTTGGAGTGTATTGATTCTATGGATTTTAAGCAGCTTAAGAGGCCCTTTTGA